A genomic region of Rhipicephalus sanguineus isolate Rsan-2018 chromosome 1, BIME_Rsan_1.4, whole genome shotgun sequence contains the following coding sequences:
- the LOC119379227 gene encoding uncharacterized protein LOC119379227 (The sequence of the model RefSeq protein was modified relative to this genomic sequence to represent the inferred CDS: added 98 bases not found in genome assembly) — protein MLGSAEWAAARGWTPAAPRTVQDPLRLPELEGSVDPDQWLSVESLSFEAQEAGLYGPEPKEEKADLAEALWELEADDPYSRVPDKNEPGDQSPSFWGMDFELSKLDAMLKPDKQPPPLKDPTLAELNADESGLDGLDVNDILRDFQQQASWSSFTAPSQLADLLARPVKTEILTPVLSTSLPASTCLAAPPPAPPLQQVSAEPVLQRAVLAQVEPVRASPAAQSAPSDVPVSGKPRSRILAERLSCSAPESQLSQLSMDEGFSSQDSDEALTSDAESHASQEAVEPGSPDGQKKKKRYFWQYNVQAKGPKGPRLSMARDSADPHVLHDVTDPVFSPECQLEGVKHAGKARRGDGNDLTPNPRKLYNIGMELKKLGRIINELTPVSELPFNARHKSRKEKNKLASRACRLKKKAQHEANKLKLYGLQQEHRRLIALFEEAKKLLRDKVESHQADRQEASSAHLEALIKRHVSVKVAGHTTEFVNRVLSSIAAGNPDGGLSEL, from the exons ATGCTGGGCTCGGCTGAGTGGGCGGCAGCGCGCGGCTGGACGCCGGCCGCCCCGCGCACTGTCCAGGACCCGTTGCGGCTGCCCGAACTCGAGGGCAGCGTGGACCCGGACCAGTGGCTGTCCGTGGAGAGCCTCAGCTTCGAGGCGCAGGAGGCGGGGCTGTACGGGCCAGAACCGAAGGAAGAGAAGGCCGACCTGGCCGAAGCCCTGTGGGAGCTCGAGGCCGATGACCCGTACTCGCGAGTGCCCGACAAGAACGAGCCGGGCGACCAGAGCCCCTCCTTCTGGGGCATGGACTTCGAACTGAGCAAGCTGGATGCCATGCTGAAGCCCGACAAGCAGCCTCCGCCGCTCAAAGATCCTACGCTGGCCGAGCTGAACGCCGACGAGTCCGGCCTCGACGGGCTGGACGTTAACGACATCCTGCGTGACTTTCAGCAACAGGCCAGCTGGAGCAGCTTCACGGCGCCCTCTCAGTTGGCCGACCTGTTGGCGCGGCCTGTAAAGACCGAGATCCTCACGCCTGTCCTCTCTACGAGCCTGCCGGCATCAACCTGCCTCGCTGCGCCTCCGCCAGCACCGCCACTGCAGCAGGTCTCCGCCGAGCCAGTGCTGCAGCGTGCCGTGCTCGCTCAGGTCGAGCCTGTGCGGGCGAGCCCGGCGGCCCAGTCAGCGCCAAGCGACGTGCCGGTGAGCGGCAAACCGCGCTCGCGCATCCTGGCCGAGCGGCTTTCGTGCTCGGCACCCGAGTCACAGTTGAGCCAGCTGTCCATGGACGAGGGCTTCAGCAGCCAGGACTCTGACGAGGCGCTCACGTCAGACGCCGAGTCGCACGCGAGCCAGGAGGCCGTCGAGCCGGGATCGCCGGACggtcagaagaaaaagaagcgctacTTTTGGCAGTACAACGTGCAGGCAAAGGGTCCCAAGGGCCCGCGCCTGTCCATGGCGCGCGACTCGGCCGATCCGCACGTGCTGCATGACGTGACTGATCCTGTGTTCAGTCCCGAATGCCAGCTCGAGGGCGTCAAGCACGCGGGTAAAGCGCGTCGTGGCGACGGCAACGATCTGACGCCTAACCCCCGCAAGCTCTACAACATCGGTATGGAACTGAAGAAGCTGGGCCGTATCATCAACGAGCTAACGCCTGTCAGCGAGCTGCCGTTCAATGCACGGCACAAGTCGCGCAAGGAGAAGAACAAGCTGGCCTCGCGCGCCTGCCGCCTCAAGAAGAAGGCCCAGCAcgaagccaacaagctcaaactGTACGGACTGCAGCAGGAGCACC gaCGACTAATCGCTCTTTTTGAGGAAGCCAAGAAGCTTTTGCGTGACAAGGTGGAAAGCCACCAAGCAGACAGACAGGAAGCTTCATCTGCTCATCTTGAGGCATTGATTAAAAGACATG